The following coding sequences are from one Seonamhaeicola sp. ML3 window:
- a CDS encoding sugar porter family MFS transporter translates to MTEHTQINIKYISMVSMVSALGGLLFGYDWVVIGGAKPFYEAFFQIADNPSLQGWAMSSALIGCLLGAALSGLLSDKYGRKRLLVFSAFLFTLSAAGTGATSHYTLFIIYRIIGGIGIGLASNLSPMYIAEIAPSHLRGRFVSLNQLTIVIGILLAQLVNWQIAEAVPTGFSTENILSSWNGQNGWRYMFWAEIIPAGLFLILIFFIPESPRWLAKNSSRTKVEAILKKIGGSGYATSEYQTILDSINNSDKIVPLSQLKSPKLKPILVLGIVLAIFQQWCGINVIFNYAEDIFKAAGFGVSDILFNIVITGIINLVFTFIAIYTVDKLGRRKLLLLGSLSLCLIYVCIGAAYYFNISGTILLVLVLLAIATYAMSLAPVVWVVISEIFPNRIRGVAMAVATLSLWGACFALTYTFPLLNAALGASGTFWLYGGVCFFGWLFIYRKLPETKEKSLEEIEQEIIK, encoded by the coding sequence ATGACAGAACACACCCAAATAAATATAAAATACATATCCATGGTATCCATGGTATCAGCTCTTGGAGGTCTTTTATTTGGCTACGACTGGGTGGTAATTGGTGGTGCTAAACCTTTTTACGAAGCTTTTTTTCAAATCGCAGATAATCCCAGTTTACAAGGTTGGGCAATGAGCAGTGCACTTATTGGTTGTTTGTTGGGAGCAGCATTATCTGGACTATTAAGTGATAAATATGGCCGAAAACGATTGCTTGTTTTTTCAGCATTTTTATTTACGCTGTCTGCAGCTGGTACAGGAGCAACATCTCATTATACCTTATTTATTATTTATAGAATTATTGGAGGAATAGGCATTGGCTTAGCATCTAATTTATCTCCAATGTATATAGCCGAAATTGCGCCATCTCATTTAAGAGGAAGATTCGTCTCACTAAATCAACTTACTATTGTTATTGGTATCTTACTCGCACAATTGGTAAACTGGCAGATTGCTGAAGCTGTACCTACAGGATTTAGTACTGAGAATATCTTATCGTCTTGGAATGGACAAAACGGTTGGCGTTATATGTTTTGGGCAGAAATTATACCTGCTGGGTTATTTTTAATACTAATCTTTTTTATACCGGAAAGTCCGCGTTGGCTAGCAAAAAATAGCAGTAGGACAAAAGTAGAAGCTATTCTCAAAAAAATAGGTGGTAGCGGTTATGCCACTTCCGAATACCAAACTATTTTAGATTCTATCAACAATAGCGACAAGATCGTACCGCTTTCGCAACTAAAATCACCTAAACTAAAACCTATTTTAGTATTGGGTATTGTACTGGCAATTTTTCAACAATGGTGTGGTATTAATGTTATTTTTAACTATGCCGAAGATATTTTTAAAGCTGCTGGATTTGGCGTGTCAGATATTTTATTCAATATCGTCATAACTGGAATTATAAACCTCGTGTTTACTTTTATAGCCATTTATACAGTAGATAAATTAGGGCGAAGAAAATTACTTTTACTGGGCTCTTTAAGTCTTTGTTTAATCTACGTTTGTATTGGCGCAGCATATTATTTTAATATTTCCGGCACTATTTTATTAGTTCTTGTGCTATTAGCAATAGCAACCTATGCAATGTCTCTAGCTCCCGTAGTTTGGGTGGTCATTTCTGAAATATTCCCCAACAGAATTAGAGGTGTGGCCATGGCAGTAGCGACACTATCGCTATGGGGTGCCTGCTTTGCATTAACCTATACATTCCCATTATTAAATGCCGCTTTAGGTGCTTCTGGTACCTTCTGGCTTTATGGAGGTGTTTGTTTCTTTGGATGGCTATTCATCTATAGAAAGCTCCCCGAAACCAAAGAGAAATCTTTAGAAGAGATAGAACAAGAAATTATCAAATAG
- a CDS encoding family 78 glycoside hydrolase catalytic domain: MSKNFLFFFVVITSLSGFTQIKPYDLKLEYRFNPEGVDVKKPRFFWKLKSGESGQYQKYYQVIVAASKENIEKNIGDIYNSKKVKSSQTTQIVYRGKPLQPATQYYWKVKVWDKNNTPSWSKTATFSTGLFQKDDWKNAQWIAWKPQEQWNKEWWERKDIESKALQFQLPSLFGSSMSMFERYHFHHQNPYDAAPLLRKPFTVNKKVKQAKAYISGLGYYELFINGKRIGTQVLDPGWTDYRKTVLYATHDITKQIQNGENLAGVMLGRGFYGQLAYDHWGFYKKDGYVGQPKLLCLIKVLYEDGTEENVVSDLSWKVTGGPIVYDGPHMGEIYDARKEIENWNIASFDDTSWDNVNSAPHPGGEVVSQMCQPIRVTKTFQPVNIKRKGSYGQWIDTGTNSAGWIRLRLKNLEKGQQVTIYYGEHLDPTSSGQPGRLQQMAYIGKGEAEEFAECRFSYKGYRYVQVKGYKTKITKEDVEVKFVHSDVPQVGSFESSDKTVDAVHHICRKSLIFNLHSIVTDCPNREKNGWLGDAVTGVEFGMANYDLAALMTKFTRDIFDTQTTEGALSPIAPANNYRKGKSTLWSSAGVHIPWYMYQYYGDTRLFENYWENMMHWVAYSWKNNNSKTKDGMFAEIYNDWVPPYDATYRGGGKPGGNEVIGSMNFYLVLKRLTYMADKLAKTKDKKRLEKQLKRIHEGIQKYAFDTEKVEYTGLKPFTEFLPVVNILALDYGIVPKEYREQLEKRVVENIVKEKDYHLWGGIFSIHSAFEYLPKNGYADMMHKVVVNEEWPSFGWMIKEGATTLPEGYKFTSSDMHHFMGAVDNFFYRHLVGINVDASKPGFQNIILKPNFIKSMGFAKASYNSIHGEIKAAWKKINEHTYEYYGVVPVNCKAKIVLPNKTVSVKSGNFNYVVNL; encoded by the coding sequence ATGAGCAAGAACTTTTTATTTTTTTTTGTTGTTATAACCAGTTTATCTGGTTTTACACAAATAAAACCCTATGATTTAAAATTAGAATATAGATTTAATCCTGAGGGCGTAGATGTTAAAAAGCCACGTTTTTTCTGGAAATTAAAATCTGGAGAGTCTGGTCAATATCAAAAGTATTACCAAGTGATTGTGGCTGCTTCCAAAGAAAATATCGAAAAAAATATTGGAGACATATACAATTCAAAAAAAGTAAAAAGTTCTCAAACTACCCAAATAGTATATAGGGGCAAACCTTTACAGCCAGCAACACAGTATTATTGGAAAGTAAAGGTTTGGGATAAAAATAATACGCCAAGTTGGAGTAAAACTGCAACATTTTCTACAGGTTTATTTCAAAAGGACGATTGGAAAAACGCCCAATGGATTGCATGGAAACCTCAAGAGCAATGGAATAAAGAATGGTGGGAACGAAAAGATATCGAATCTAAAGCGTTACAATTTCAATTGCCAAGCCTTTTTGGTTCTAGCATGAGTATGTTTGAGCGGTACCACTTTCATCATCAAAATCCTTACGATGCTGCGCCATTATTAAGAAAACCTTTTACAGTAAATAAAAAGGTTAAACAGGCAAAAGCTTACATAAGTGGACTGGGCTATTACGAATTATTTATCAATGGAAAACGTATAGGAACTCAGGTTTTAGACCCAGGTTGGACGGATTATAGAAAAACAGTTCTATATGCCACACACGATATTACAAAACAAATTCAAAATGGAGAGAATTTAGCAGGTGTAATGTTGGGTAGAGGGTTTTATGGGCAATTGGCTTATGACCATTGGGGGTTTTATAAAAAAGATGGTTATGTTGGTCAGCCGAAATTGTTATGTTTAATTAAAGTATTGTATGAAGATGGTACAGAAGAAAATGTAGTTAGCGATTTATCTTGGAAAGTTACAGGAGGCCCTATTGTTTATGACGGTCCTCACATGGGCGAAATTTATGATGCCCGAAAAGAAATTGAAAATTGGAATATAGCCAGTTTTGATGATACCTCCTGGGATAATGTAAATTCGGCACCACATCCAGGAGGAGAAGTTGTCTCGCAAATGTGCCAACCCATTCGTGTAACCAAAACATTTCAACCTGTAAATATTAAACGCAAGGGTAGTTATGGGCAATGGATTGATACCGGAACAAACAGTGCTGGCTGGATACGTTTACGATTAAAAAATCTAGAAAAAGGACAACAGGTTACCATTTATTATGGTGAACATTTAGACCCTACCTCAAGTGGGCAACCAGGACGTTTACAGCAAATGGCGTATATAGGTAAAGGGGAAGCAGAAGAATTTGCCGAATGTCGTTTTTCGTATAAAGGGTACCGTTATGTACAAGTAAAAGGATACAAAACAAAAATCACTAAAGAGGATGTGGAGGTAAAGTTTGTACATTCAGACGTACCACAGGTGGGTTCATTTGAATCTTCAGACAAAACGGTAGATGCTGTGCACCACATTTGCCGTAAATCGTTAATTTTTAACTTGCATAGTATTGTTACAGATTGTCCAAACCGTGAAAAAAACGGTTGGTTGGGAGATGCTGTAACTGGTGTAGAGTTTGGTATGGCCAATTACGATTTGGCTGCATTAATGACCAAATTTACACGAGATATTTTTGATACGCAAACTACAGAAGGTGCTTTAAGCCCTATTGCACCTGCCAATAATTATAGAAAAGGTAAATCGACCTTATGGTCGTCTGCAGGGGTACACATTCCTTGGTATATGTATCAATATTACGGAGATACAAGGTTGTTTGAGAATTACTGGGAAAATATGATGCATTGGGTAGCGTATTCATGGAAAAACAACAATTCTAAAACAAAAGACGGCATGTTTGCCGAAATCTATAATGATTGGGTGCCACCTTACGATGCTACCTATAGAGGTGGAGGAAAACCAGGGGGTAATGAGGTTATCGGTTCTATGAACTTTTATTTGGTGTTAAAGCGATTGACTTACATGGCAGATAAACTAGCAAAAACCAAAGATAAAAAGCGTCTAGAAAAACAACTCAAACGTATACATGAGGGCATCCAGAAATATGCATTTGATACAGAAAAAGTAGAATATACAGGATTAAAACCATTTACGGAGTTTTTACCAGTAGTAAATATTTTGGCGCTAGATTATGGTATTGTTCCAAAAGAATATAGAGAACAATTAGAAAAGCGTGTAGTAGAAAATATTGTTAAAGAAAAAGACTATCACTTATGGGGTGGCATATTTTCGATACATTCGGCCTTTGAGTATCTGCCTAAAAACGGATATGCAGATATGATGCATAAAGTAGTTGTTAATGAAGAATGGCCTTCATTTGGTTGGATGATTAAAGAAGGTGCTACTACATTGCCAGAGGGGTACAAGTTTACCTCTTCTGATATGCATCATTTTATGGGTGCAGTAGATAACTTTTTCTATCGCCATTTAGTAGGGATTAATGTGGACGCCTCTAAACCCGGTTTTCAAAATATTATTTTAAAACCTAATTTTATCAAATCTATGGGCTTTGCAAAAGCAAGCTATAACTCCATTCACGGAGAAATAAAGGCTGCCTGGAAGAAAATTAATGAGCATACTTATGAATACTATGGTGTGGTTCCAGTAAATTGTAAAGCTAAAATAGTTTTACCAAACAAAACTGTAAGTGTAAAATCTGGCAATTTCAATTATGTGGTAAATCTTTAA
- a CDS encoding AraC family transcriptional regulator, translating to MELKRSVSIPEQEIQKTKVHGTNTMLYITNIGYYAEAQSHYRKRKNGASQHILIYCTEGSGWISVNGKKFGVTKNQYFIIPKNTPHSYGSNKQNPWSIYWIHFLGTLSEDYAFLTQNPLTIFPSYIDRIDNRIELFEEMFQNLEMGFSTENIQYANICLIHFLASFKFLDQYRQIRKQDESDSILKSIRYMKSNITESITLQELAKGANLSTSQFSLLFKRKTGKSPLDYMIQLRIQNACHLLDNTNLKIKDIALKTGYHDPYYFSRIFSKIIGSSPRDYRKSLKG from the coding sequence TTGGAATTAAAGCGTAGTGTTTCCATTCCGGAGCAGGAAATACAAAAAACCAAGGTGCATGGCACTAACACAATGCTTTACATAACCAATATTGGCTACTATGCCGAAGCCCAGAGTCATTATAGAAAAAGAAAAAATGGTGCGTCGCAGCATATTCTAATTTACTGCACAGAAGGTAGTGGCTGGATATCTGTAAACGGTAAAAAATTTGGCGTTACTAAAAACCAATATTTTATTATTCCCAAGAACACTCCTCATAGCTATGGGAGCAATAAGCAAAATCCATGGAGTATATACTGGATTCACTTTTTAGGGACACTATCTGAAGATTACGCCTTTCTAACGCAAAATCCGCTAACCATATTTCCATCTTATATAGACCGTATAGACAATAGAATTGAGTTGTTTGAAGAAATGTTTCAAAATTTAGAAATGGGGTTCTCGACAGAAAATATACAATATGCAAATATATGCTTAATCCATTTTTTAGCTTCATTTAAGTTTTTAGACCAATACAGGCAAATACGAAAACAAGATGAATCGGATAGTATTTTGAAATCTATTCGTTACATGAAAAGTAACATTACAGAATCTATTACTTTACAGGAGCTAGCAAAAGGCGCAAATTTATCTACCTCACAATTTTCCTTGCTATTTAAACGAAAAACCGGTAAGTCACCATTAGATTATATGATACAGCTACGCATTCAAAATGCATGTCACTTATTAGATAACACGAACTTAAAGATAAAGGATATTGCCCTGAAAACGGGATACCATGACCCTTATTATTTTTCTAGAATTTTCAGCAAAATTATTGGAAGTTCCCCCAGAGATTACAGAAAATCTTTAAAGGGTTAA